The nucleotide window TTATGGGTTCGAGTCCCATCCCCTCCGCCATTTTATACTAAAGCAGTGGAATGACAAAAGTTTCAAGCTTTTAAAATTTTTATAAAAGAGGTATTCTCTATCTCAAGGAGTGAAGGATATCAACCCTCTCTGTCTTGGTTTGTCGAAGCTTTTAGTGGGGATTGGGAGTTAAAGATAATTTTTATAATGGAAAAAACACTTATTATTTTAAAGCCAGATTGCTTACAACGAAACCTCTTAGGAGAGATTATTAAGCGATTTGAAAACAAAGGATTAAAAATTGCTGGCCTGAAAATGGGCAGGATTTCTGATGAGCAGATAGACAAACATTATAATCATCACAAAGACAAACCATTTTTTAGTGGATTAAAAGGATTTATGCAATCAGCCCCTGTGATATTTATTGTGATTGAAGGATATGATGTCATAAATGCTGTTAGGGCAATTGTTGGTTCCACTGTTGGCAGGGAAGCGGACGCAGGCTCTGTTAGAGGAGATTTTTCTATGAGTCATTCAAATAATATTGTTCATGCATCAGATTCTATTGAAGCAGCAGACATTGAAATTAAACGATTTTTTGCTGAAAAAGAGGTGTTTGATTATCCAAAAGATGACTGGAAATGGGTTTATGCTGAAGATGAAAAATAAATATTAATTTTTTATGATTTTTTTATCAATTTTATTTATAATAATATTTTTTTTCTTTTTATTTGTTTTTTCTAGTTATTCTTGGGCGTTCTTTAGTGCAGCGCCTTTTGTTTTTTCGTTCAGGGGAGAGGTTGATAGAATGTTAAAAATTGCCAAAATTAAACCAGGAGAAAAGTTTTATGACTTAGGAAGTGGAGACGGCAGAATGGTGTTAGCAGCTGGCCAACAAGGAGCAGATAGTGTTGGTTTTGAAATTTCTTTTTTCCCATTTATATTATCAAAAATTAAATGTTGGAAATATTCTAAAAATTGTAAAATTTTTTATAAAAATTTTTGGA belongs to Patescibacteria group bacterium and includes:
- the ndk gene encoding nucleoside-diphosphate kinase, producing MEKTLIILKPDCLQRNLLGEIIKRFENKGLKIAGLKMGRISDEQIDKHYNHHKDKPFFSGLKGFMQSAPVIFIVIEGYDVINAVRAIVGSTVGREADAGSVRGDFSMSHSNNIVHASDSIEAADIEIKRFFAEKEVFDYPKDDWKWVYAEDEK